The nucleotide window GCCGGTGGCGTAGGCGAAGCGCACCCCGGTGAACTCCACCGCGCGCCCCGGCCGCCCCTCAGGTCCCGCGGGCAGCGGCACCGGCTCGGCCGGCTCGGCCACCGAGGGGCGCTGGGCCAGCAGCCCGGCGATCTTCTCCAGCGAGGCCACCGCCGAATGCCAGGAGTTGAGGAACATCCCCAGCGGGTCGATCGGCTCGTACAGCCGGCGCAGATAGAGCACGAACGCGGCGAGCACCCCCAGTTCGAGCGTGCCGGACGCCACCCGGTAGGCACCCCAGAGCACCACCAGCGCCACCGAGGTGTTGGCCACCAGCCACGACCGCACGGTGAACCGGCCCATCTCCAGGATCGCCTCCGCGTTGGCCTGCCGGTGGGCCTCGTTGAGCCCGGCGAAGGCGGCGTCGTTGGCGCGTTCGCGGCGGAACGCCTTGACCGGCCGGATCCCGTTCATCGTCTCGGTGAAGCGCACGATCACCGCCGCGATCGCCGCGGAACGCCGCCCGTAGACGCGCTCGGAGTCGCGGCGGAAGACCCGGACCGTCCAGACCAGCGGCACCGCGGTCGCCAGCGCGAACAGCCCCAGCCGCCAGTCGAGCCACAGCAGCAGCCCGGCCACGTAGACCACGGAGAGCCCCACCTCCAGCAAATCCTGGAGGCCCTCCGTGAGCAGTTCGCGGATGGACTCCACGTCCGAGGTGGCCCGCGCGATGATCCGGCCCGAGGTGTAGCGCTCGTGGAAGTCGACGCCCAGCGCCTGCGCGTGCCGGAAGATCCGGCCCCGCAGCTCCAGCAGCACGTCCTGGCCGATCCGCCCGGACAGCCGGATGAACGCCCGTTGCAGCACCCCGCCCAGCAGCGCGAACCCCAGGTATCCGGCGGCCACCACGGCCACCGGCCCGGCGCTTCCGTGGCGCAGCGCCGGCACCGCCCGGTCGATCGCGTACGCCACGATCAACGGCCCGGCCTGCACCGCCGACTGCTGCACCAGCAGGATCACCGCGGCGAGCCAGACGCCGGCCCGGTGCGGCCGGACCAGGTCGCGCAGGAGGGCGCGGGAGGCACCGGGGGGCGCGGGCAGCGCGTCGGCGTCGGTCTTCGACGGGGACGCGCTCTCGTGCGCCGGGGCGTGCTCCGGCGCGGTGCCGTCCGCCGCCGCTT belongs to Streptantibioticus cattleyicolor NRRL 8057 = DSM 46488 and includes:
- a CDS encoding ABC transporter ATP-binding protein, with protein sequence MTSVTEEAAADGTAPEHAPAHESASPSKTDADALPAPPGASRALLRDLVRPHRAGVWLAAVILLVQQSAVQAGPLIVAYAIDRAVPALRHGSAGPVAVVAAGYLGFALLGGVLQRAFIRLSGRIGQDVLLELRGRIFRHAQALGVDFHERYTSGRIIARATSDVESIRELLTEGLQDLLEVGLSVVYVAGLLLWLDWRLGLFALATAVPLVWTVRVFRRDSERVYGRRSAAIAAVIVRFTETMNGIRPVKAFRRERANDAAFAGLNEAHRQANAEAILEMGRFTVRSWLVANTSVALVVLWGAYRVASGTLELGVLAAFVLYLRRLYEPIDPLGMFLNSWHSAVASLEKIAGLLAQRPSVAEPAEPVPLPAGPEGRPGRAVEFTGVRFAYATGGEVLPRFDLTIPAGQTVAVVGATGAGKSTLAKLLARFYDPTEGAVTLDGVDLRDLAIPELRRGVVMVTQESFLFSGTVAENIALGDPDATREQITAAAKAIGAHDFVAALPEGYDTDVRKRGGRISAGQRQLVAFARALLADPGVLILDEATSSLDVPGERAVQHAMATVLRGRTALIIAHRLSTVEIADRVLVMESGRIVEDGTPSELRVQRGRFAGLHEAWRESVV